From Methanocella paludicola SANAE, a single genomic window includes:
- the hpt gene encoding hypoxanthine/guanine phosphoribosyltransferase: protein MLKNLRETMRTAPIVRRGTYNYFIHPISDGVPVVKPELLREVIACMVKNADLDVDKIVTIEAMGLPLGAALSTMTDIPFIIIRKRKYELPGEIAVHQTTGYSRGELYLNGINKGDRVLIIDDVISTGGTMKAVIKALEKAGAVIKDIVVVIERGDGKKSIEELGYDVQTLIKIDVDENGVKILGCIDEECQ, encoded by the coding sequence ATGCTCAAAAATCTGAGAGAGACAATGAGGACCGCCCCCATCGTGAGGCGGGGCACATACAACTATTTTATTCATCCCATATCGGACGGCGTGCCCGTCGTGAAGCCCGAGCTCCTGAGGGAGGTCATCGCCTGCATGGTGAAGAACGCCGACCTCGACGTCGATAAGATCGTCACCATCGAGGCCATGGGCCTGCCCCTGGGCGCCGCCCTGTCGACCATGACCGACATACCGTTCATCATCATTAGAAAGAGAAAGTACGAGCTTCCCGGGGAGATCGCGGTCCACCAGACGACCGGCTACTCCAGGGGTGAGCTGTACCTGAACGGCATCAACAAGGGCGACCGTGTACTTATTATCGACGACGTCATCAGCACGGGCGGCACGATGAAGGCCGTCATCAAGGCACTGGAGAAGGCCGGCGCCGTCATCAAGGACATCGTCGTCGTCATCGAGAGGGGCGATGGCAAGAAGTCCATCGAGGAGCTGGGCTACGACGTGCAGACGCTCATCAAGATCGACGTGGATGAGAACGGCGTCAAGATACTGGGCTGTATCGATGAGGAGTGCCAGTGA
- a CDS encoding methanogenesis marker 8 protein codes for MDEHVIEGLGKARIVVRDGKVVEVGEPMISYCPIFDKHRGIKKFDREVIANNIEFRIKDFGMCTPDRVLTMKDFLSFGVSEIICTAIRQKKVDAAVMVCEGCGTLVVTDPDMVQGIGGRVSGLVSTTPIPALIEKVGAKNVLDPKTAKIDQAAGVKKAIAMGYKNIAVSIIDGTMAKQMRDIEKQHPGVNVYTFVVHVTAMPKEEARLVFEYADVATGCASKYIREEGTKKAVCKVGDSVPIFGVTPRGQALIEERIKFMGKPIVPKPNAPQPDKLI; via the coding sequence ATGGATGAACACGTCATAGAGGGCCTGGGCAAGGCCCGCATAGTCGTCAGGGATGGCAAGGTCGTGGAGGTCGGCGAGCCCATGATCAGCTACTGCCCGATCTTCGACAAGCACAGGGGCATCAAGAAGTTCGACCGCGAGGTCATCGCTAACAACATCGAGTTCAGGATCAAGGATTTCGGCATGTGCACCCCCGACCGGGTGCTGACCATGAAGGACTTCCTCTCGTTCGGTGTCTCCGAGATCATCTGCACTGCCATCCGCCAGAAGAAGGTCGACGCGGCCGTGATGGTGTGCGAGGGCTGCGGCACCCTGGTCGTCACCGACCCGGACATGGTCCAGGGCATCGGCGGCCGTGTCTCAGGCCTCGTCAGCACTACTCCCATACCTGCTCTCATAGAAAAGGTCGGGGCGAAGAACGTCCTCGACCCGAAGACCGCGAAGATCGACCAGGCGGCCGGAGTCAAAAAGGCCATCGCCATGGGCTATAAGAATATCGCCGTCTCCATCATCGACGGCACCATGGCAAAGCAGATGAGGGACATCGAAAAGCAGCACCCCGGCGTGAACGTCTACACGTTCGTAGTCCACGTCACCGCCATGCCGAAGGAGGAGGCCAGGCTGGTCTTCGAGTACGCGGACGTGGCAACGGGCTGTGCCTCGAAGTACATCCGGGAAGAGGGTACGAAGAAGGCGGTCTGCAAGGTCGGCGACTCCGTGCCCATATTCGGCGTTACCCCGCGGGGCCAGGCGCTCATCGAGGAACGCATCAAGTTCATGGGCAAGCCCATCGTCCCGAAGCCCAACGCGCCTCAGCCCGATAAGCTTATTTAA
- a CDS encoding helix-turn-helix domain-containing protein, translating to MYAPEWMFDNAKIIAGEIVNAQDRGTIIQIHRGKMDLTQEELSRIMRLRRETISRIEHGKVTPTLSFIHTFSGIATLMEAVRSYRSMNRAVEYLYFIRIGAELGVPRDYVVSIVDTAVKNYDRKRKKAIRYLER from the coding sequence ATGTATGCGCCGGAATGGATGTTCGATAATGCCAAGATCATCGCGGGCGAGATAGTCAACGCGCAGGACAGGGGCACGATCATCCAGATACACCGGGGAAAGATGGACCTCACACAGGAGGAGCTGAGCCGGATCATGCGGCTGCGGAGAGAGACGATCTCCCGCATAGAGCACGGCAAGGTCACGCCCACGCTCTCGTTCATCCACACCTTCTCGGGCATTGCGACGCTGATGGAAGCCGTTAGATCGTACAGGTCGATGAACCGGGCCGTCGAATACCTCTATTTTATCCGCATCGGGGCCGAGCTCGGGGTGCCCCGGGACTATGTCGTATCCATCGTGGATACGGCCGTCAAGAACTATGACAGGAAACGCAAGAAAGCGATACGATATCTGGAGAGATGA
- the serA gene encoding phosphoglycerate dehydrogenase codes for MKVLITDPISDEGIKILKAEPGVQVDVETKLTKEQLLEKIKGYEALIIRSETQVTKEVIEAADSLKIIGRAGVGIDNVDVPAATAKGIIVANAPEGNTIAACEHTIAMMFAMSRNIPQANSSLKGGKWERSKFMGVEVLGKTLGIIGMGRIGGEVTKRARCMGMEVLAQDPFTTPERARDLGAKLTTREEIYQKADYITVHTPLIPETRHMISTPQFDMMKKGVRVINCARGGIIDEAALLEALKSGKVAGAALDVFEKEPPVGSPLLEQPNVIVTPHLGASTKEAQISVAVIIAEQVLNAFKGLPVTTALNIPIMKPETMEKIKPFLPLAENLGKFTAQMVDGRIQEVDITYSGDITQKDVSLITIAAIKGILDFKKGELVNYVNAKAIAKDYGIKVVESKSGEVGDYTNLITVTIKTDSMQRKVQGTIFGNKDARIVGIDNYRIEANPAGYMIVTMHKDRPGVIGNVGTILGKNDINIAGMVVGREAVRGEAIMILNVDDAVPQPVLKEMIEKAGLYDARYVKL; via the coding sequence ATGAAGGTCCTCATAACCGATCCCATTTCCGACGAAGGCATCAAGATACTTAAGGCCGAGCCCGGCGTCCAGGTGGACGTTGAGACGAAGCTCACGAAGGAACAGCTTTTAGAGAAGATCAAGGGCTACGAAGCTCTAATTATCAGAAGCGAGACGCAGGTCACTAAAGAGGTCATCGAGGCTGCGGACTCTTTGAAGATCATCGGCCGCGCCGGCGTCGGCATCGACAATGTCGATGTTCCCGCTGCCACGGCAAAGGGCATCATCGTCGCCAATGCTCCCGAGGGCAACACGATAGCTGCCTGTGAGCACACCATCGCCATGATGTTCGCCATGTCCCGCAACATCCCGCAGGCGAACTCGTCGCTCAAGGGCGGCAAGTGGGAGCGCAGCAAGTTCATGGGCGTCGAGGTGCTTGGCAAGACGCTCGGCATCATCGGCATGGGCCGCATCGGCGGCGAAGTGACGAAGAGGGCCAGGTGCATGGGCATGGAAGTGCTCGCGCAGGACCCGTTCACCACCCCCGAGAGGGCGAGGGACCTGGGCGCGAAGCTGACGACCCGGGAAGAGATCTACCAGAAGGCCGATTATATCACGGTCCACACGCCCCTCATACCCGAGACCAGGCACATGATATCCACGCCCCAGTTCGACATGATGAAGAAGGGCGTCCGGGTCATTAATTGCGCCCGCGGCGGCATCATCGACGAGGCCGCTTTATTGGAGGCGCTGAAGTCGGGCAAGGTCGCCGGAGCGGCTCTCGACGTGTTCGAGAAGGAGCCGCCCGTGGGCAGCCCGCTGCTGGAGCAGCCCAACGTCATCGTTACTCCTCACCTGGGAGCGTCCACCAAGGAGGCCCAGATCAGCGTTGCCGTCATCATCGCCGAGCAGGTGCTGAACGCATTCAAGGGCCTGCCGGTCACCACGGCGCTCAACATACCCATCATGAAGCCCGAGACCATGGAGAAGATCAAGCCGTTCCTGCCGCTGGCCGAGAATTTAGGAAAGTTCACGGCCCAGATGGTCGACGGCCGCATCCAGGAGGTCGACATCACCTACAGCGGCGACATCACGCAGAAGGACGTGTCGCTCATCACCATCGCCGCCATCAAGGGCATCCTGGACTTCAAGAAGGGCGAGCTGGTCAATTACGTTAACGCCAAGGCGATCGCCAAGGACTATGGCATCAAGGTCGTGGAGTCCAAGTCGGGCGAGGTAGGCGACTACACGAACCTGATCACCGTCACGATCAAGACCGACAGCATGCAGCGGAAGGTCCAGGGCACCATCTTCGGCAACAAGGACGCCCGCATCGTTGGCATCGACAACTATCGCATCGAGGCCAACCCCGCCGGATACATGATCGTGACCATGCACAAGGACAGGCCGGGCGTGATCGGTAACGTCGGCACCATCCTGGGCAAGAACGACATCAACATCGCCGGGATGGTCGTGGGCCGCGAGGCCGTACGGGGCGAGGCCATCATGATCCTTAACGTGGACGATGCAGTGCCCCAGCCCGTGTTGAAGGAAATGATCGAGAAGGCCGGGCTGTACGACGCCCGCTACGTCAAACTATAA
- a CDS encoding threonine--tRNA ligase, which yields MQLLLIHSDFIEYEVKKSTPVAEKIGDDLKSGRMEDALAAFITVEKPDEANPQYVIDRGVESIVKMAEQVKATRVMLYPYAHLSSNLSSPKTAIEVLTGLEAALKAKNFEVKRSPFGWYKAFTVKCKGHPLSELSRNIVPEGSTINICAGEKPEVVSEAVKNEEKLKSYFYVMDVDGTLKDPKTFDYKGHEKLKAFVDYEMAKKRAVDRVPPHVELMRRLELADYEPGSDPGNMRFYPKGRMVKNLLENYVLMEAAKKGAMEVETPIMYDMEHPTLKKYLDRFPARQYTVIADKKNLFLRFAACFGQFLMSHDMTISYKNLPLKMIELTRYSFRKEQRGELVGLRRLRAFTMPDMHTLCADMAGATSEFRDQYEMCINTLDTIGLTLKDYEVAIRFTRDFYDQNKGFIKGLVKRAGKPVVIEMWDQRFFYFVLKFEFNFIDSLDKASALSTVQIDVENAERYDITYVDQDGSKKYPTILHCSPSGAIERCIYAQLEKQFMESEKGQVPMLPVWLSPTQVRIISLSDRHADYCRRLAGELRPNRVDIDDREETVSKKVRDAGKEWIPYVVTIGDAEIGKDKFPVVVRSESQPNKPLKVEMTVEELKARLAKDTDALPARPLPIAESLAKRPKFVGSI from the coding sequence ATGCAGTTATTACTCATACATTCCGACTTCATCGAGTACGAGGTCAAGAAAAGCACGCCGGTCGCGGAGAAGATCGGCGACGACCTGAAGTCGGGCAGGATGGAGGACGCGCTGGCGGCCTTCATCACGGTCGAAAAGCCCGACGAGGCCAACCCGCAATACGTCATCGACAGGGGCGTCGAGTCCATCGTAAAGATGGCGGAGCAGGTCAAGGCGACCCGCGTCATGCTCTACCCTTACGCTCATTTAAGCTCTAACCTTTCATCCCCGAAAACGGCCATCGAGGTCCTGACCGGGCTCGAGGCGGCGCTGAAGGCAAAGAACTTTGAAGTAAAGCGCTCTCCCTTCGGCTGGTACAAGGCGTTCACCGTCAAGTGCAAGGGCCACCCGCTCTCCGAGCTTTCGAGGAACATCGTGCCCGAAGGCTCTACGATCAACATCTGCGCGGGCGAGAAGCCCGAGGTGGTCTCCGAGGCGGTCAAGAACGAGGAAAAGCTCAAGAGCTACTTCTACGTGATGGACGTCGACGGCACCCTGAAGGACCCGAAGACGTTCGACTACAAGGGCCACGAGAAGCTCAAGGCCTTCGTGGACTACGAGATGGCCAAGAAGCGGGCCGTCGACCGGGTGCCCCCGCACGTAGAATTAATGCGCCGCCTGGAGCTGGCCGATTATGAGCCTGGGAGCGATCCCGGCAACATGCGCTTCTACCCGAAAGGCCGCATGGTCAAGAACCTTTTAGAGAATTACGTGCTCATGGAGGCCGCGAAGAAGGGCGCCATGGAAGTCGAGACGCCCATCATGTACGACATGGAGCACCCCACCTTGAAGAAGTACCTGGACCGGTTCCCGGCCAGGCAGTACACGGTCATCGCCGACAAGAAGAACCTCTTCTTAAGGTTCGCCGCCTGCTTCGGCCAGTTCTTGATGAGCCACGACATGACCATCTCCTACAAGAACTTACCGTTAAAGATGATCGAGCTCACGAGGTACTCCTTCCGTAAGGAGCAGCGCGGAGAGCTCGTCGGCCTGAGGCGCCTGCGGGCCTTCACCATGCCTGACATGCACACACTGTGCGCCGACATGGCCGGAGCGACAAGCGAGTTCAGGGACCAGTACGAGATGTGCATCAACACCCTGGACACGATCGGCCTCACCCTTAAGGACTACGAGGTGGCCATTCGATTCACCCGGGACTTCTACGACCAGAACAAGGGCTTCATCAAAGGCCTCGTAAAGCGGGCCGGCAAGCCCGTGGTCATCGAGATGTGGGACCAGCGGTTCTTCTACTTCGTCCTCAAGTTCGAGTTCAACTTCATCGACTCGCTGGACAAGGCCAGCGCGCTCTCCACCGTCCAGATCGACGTGGAGAACGCCGAGCGGTACGACATCACGTACGTCGACCAGGACGGCTCGAAGAAGTACCCGACGATATTGCACTGCTCGCCCTCCGGGGCCATCGAGCGCTGCATCTATGCCCAGTTAGAGAAACAGTTCATGGAGAGCGAGAAGGGCCAGGTGCCCATGCTCCCGGTGTGGCTCTCGCCCACGCAGGTGCGGATCATATCGCTGAGCGACAGGCATGCCGACTACTGCCGCAGGCTCGCCGGGGAATTAAGGCCGAACAGGGTGGACATCGACGACCGCGAGGAGACCGTGAGCAAGAAGGTCAGGGACGCGGGCAAGGAGTGGATACCCTACGTGGTCACGATCGGCGACGCCGAAATAGGCAAGGACAAGTTCCCCGTCGTGGTCCGTAGTGAGTCCCAGCCTAACAAGCCTCTCAAGGTCGAGATGACCGTCGAGGAGCTAAAGGCCCGGCTGGCAAAGGACACGGACGCGCTCCCCGCGAGGCCTCTGCCCATCGCGGAGAGCCTGGCGAAGCGCCCCAAGTTCGTCGGAAGCATATAA
- a CDS encoding ABC transporter substrate-binding protein, whose protein sequence is MTSPLNIGHLSTVYHTSFILEGTDWLRKAGIEANWRLFASGPDIVKAFENREIDMGYIGLPPVIIGVARGIPFKCIAGGHVEGTVMLAQKQYKTLDELGDVGLVLKQFEGSAIGTPPKGSIHDVIARDLVERLGLSIEVKNYPWADFVLDALVDGEIPAAAGTPPLAVAARRFSGARIVIPPHRLWPNNPSYGIVAREELFDSPGIVMKFLEMHERACNFIREKPAEASKIVAGLTEIVDPEFVREAYRISPKYCSALSPEYVASTMRFVDVLRRMGYISRPVQEEEIFDFRFIRKAHPGPPHYDL, encoded by the coding sequence ATGACCTCGCCTTTGAACATCGGCCACCTCTCTACCGTATACCACACGTCCTTCATCCTTGAGGGCACCGACTGGCTCCGGAAGGCCGGCATCGAGGCGAACTGGAGGCTATTCGCCTCCGGCCCCGACATAGTGAAGGCTTTCGAAAACCGGGAGATCGACATGGGCTACATAGGCCTGCCGCCGGTCATCATCGGGGTCGCCAGGGGCATACCGTTCAAGTGCATCGCAGGCGGCCACGTGGAGGGCACAGTCATGCTCGCCCAGAAGCAGTATAAGACCCTGGATGAGCTGGGCGATGTCGGCCTTGTCTTGAAGCAGTTCGAGGGCTCCGCCATCGGCACGCCGCCGAAGGGCTCCATCCACGACGTCATCGCCCGGGACCTTGTGGAGCGCCTGGGCCTGAGCATCGAGGTGAAGAACTACCCATGGGCCGACTTCGTGCTCGACGCCCTGGTGGACGGCGAAATACCGGCAGCGGCGGGCACTCCGCCCCTTGCGGTGGCCGCACGCCGCTTCTCAGGAGCCCGTATCGTGATACCGCCTCACCGGCTCTGGCCGAACAACCCCAGCTATGGCATCGTGGCCAGGGAGGAGCTTTTCGACAGCCCCGGTATTGTCATGAAGTTCCTGGAGATGCACGAGAGGGCCTGTAACTTCATCCGGGAAAAGCCCGCCGAAGCCTCGAAGATCGTGGCCGGGCTCACGGAGATCGTCGACCCCGAGTTCGTGCGGGAAGCCTACCGCATCTCGCCAAAATATTGCAGTGCCCTGTCTCCGGAATACGTGGCCTCCACCATGCGTTTCGTGGACGTGCTCCGCAGGATGGGCTATATCTCCCGGCCCGTACAGGAAGAGGAGATATTCGATTTTCGCTTTATAAGGAAAGCCCATCCGGGCCCCCCGCACTACGATCTGTAG
- the ppsA gene encoding phosphoenolpyruvate synthase has product MIVAAKTKSVSKEAVRPSNRLVVWLEDVRNSDIPIVGGKGASLGEMINAELPVPRGFVVTAQAFREFIEVTGIMDRLFKMLEVNVDDPKALDRASADAKKLIMDTPMPKNIEKAIRDYYATLCKREGEEVYVAARSSATAEDLPEASFAGQQETFLNVKGADDLVRDVQKCWASLYGARAIYYRVEQKFPHEQVSIAVVVQKMVDAEEAGVMFTNHMTTGEDVTIIEAAWGLGESVVSGAVSPDTYLVDNKTFEIRQKKIATKQTMITRDKKSRKSKQIAVPEAKKNVQVLPDDVIVKLAKLGQIVLDHYGKPQDIEWAVKDGELYLLQSRPITTIQKREAKEGLASGEVILEGLGASPGVVSGTVKIIHGRDELDKVLEGDILVTKMTEPDMVPAMKRSAAIVTDEGGMTCHAAIVSRELGTPAVVGTREATRLLKDGQMVTVDGQKGHVLLGALKTTEEKPSEEAKVTAVAVATKPITATEVKVNVSIPEAAERAKATMADGVGLLRIEHMILGLNTHPQVYIKGGRSDEYVNELVKGIRTVADAFYPKPVWVRTLDAPTDEFRAMKGGEGEPYEHNPMLGMRGIRRDLRETEHFKLEMAAFKKLFDLGYDNIGIMLPLVQHPVELKRAKQMMLECGIDIEKVDVGIMVEIPASALIIDDFIKEGIDFVSFGTNDLTQYTLAVDRNNELVADLYNELHPAVLKLIEYVIERCNKAGVKTSICGQAGSRPEVARRLVGMGITSISANIDAVEAVREMVARTEHEIILDAARKRVV; this is encoded by the coding sequence ATGATCGTGGCAGCGAAGACTAAATCAGTATCCAAAGAGGCCGTAAGGCCGTCGAACAGGCTGGTCGTATGGTTAGAAGATGTCCGTAATTCTGATATTCCCATCGTTGGCGGCAAGGGCGCCAGCCTGGGCGAGATGATCAACGCCGAGCTCCCGGTACCCCGGGGATTCGTGGTGACGGCGCAGGCGTTCAGGGAGTTCATCGAGGTGACGGGCATCATGGACCGGCTGTTCAAGATGCTCGAGGTCAACGTCGACGACCCGAAGGCGCTCGACAGGGCCTCCGCTGACGCGAAGAAGCTGATAATGGATACGCCGATGCCGAAGAACATCGAGAAGGCGATACGCGATTATTATGCTACCCTATGCAAGCGCGAGGGCGAGGAAGTCTACGTGGCCGCCCGGTCCAGCGCGACCGCCGAGGATCTGCCCGAGGCGAGCTTTGCCGGCCAGCAGGAGACGTTCCTGAACGTCAAGGGCGCGGACGACCTGGTCAGGGATGTCCAGAAGTGCTGGGCGTCGCTCTACGGAGCCAGGGCCATCTATTATCGTGTTGAGCAAAAGTTCCCCCACGAGCAGGTAAGCATCGCCGTCGTGGTGCAGAAGATGGTCGACGCCGAGGAAGCGGGCGTCATGTTCACCAACCACATGACCACGGGCGAGGACGTCACCATCATCGAGGCCGCGTGGGGCCTGGGCGAGTCGGTGGTCTCTGGCGCCGTGTCGCCGGATACCTATCTCGTCGATAACAAGACCTTCGAGATCAGGCAGAAGAAGATCGCCACGAAGCAGACCATGATAACAAGGGACAAGAAGAGCCGGAAGAGCAAGCAGATCGCCGTGCCCGAGGCGAAGAAGAACGTCCAGGTGCTTCCCGACGACGTCATCGTGAAGCTGGCAAAGCTGGGCCAGATCGTGCTGGACCACTATGGCAAGCCCCAGGACATCGAGTGGGCGGTCAAGGACGGCGAATTATACTTACTGCAGTCCAGGCCCATCACGACCATCCAGAAGCGCGAGGCCAAGGAAGGCCTGGCTTCCGGCGAGGTCATCCTGGAGGGCCTGGGAGCATCGCCCGGCGTAGTAAGCGGCACCGTGAAGATCATCCACGGCAGGGACGAGCTGGACAAGGTGCTCGAGGGCGATATCCTGGTCACGAAGATGACCGAGCCCGACATGGTGCCCGCCATGAAGCGCTCCGCGGCCATCGTCACGGACGAGGGCGGCATGACCTGCCACGCGGCCATCGTCTCGAGGGAGCTCGGCACGCCTGCGGTCGTAGGCACGAGAGAGGCCACAAGGCTGCTGAAGGACGGCCAGATGGTCACCGTCGACGGCCAGAAGGGCCACGTGCTGCTCGGCGCCCTGAAGACAACGGAGGAAAAGCCATCCGAGGAAGCTAAAGTGACGGCGGTCGCTGTGGCCACGAAGCCCATCACGGCCACCGAAGTGAAGGTCAACGTGTCCATCCCCGAGGCGGCCGAGAGGGCGAAGGCGACGATGGCGGACGGCGTGGGCTTATTACGGATCGAGCACATGATCCTGGGCCTGAACACCCACCCGCAGGTCTACATCAAGGGCGGCCGCTCGGACGAGTACGTGAACGAGCTCGTAAAGGGCATCCGCACCGTGGCCGACGCCTTCTACCCGAAGCCGGTCTGGGTAAGGACGCTGGACGCCCCGACGGACGAGTTCCGGGCCATGAAGGGCGGCGAGGGCGAGCCGTACGAGCACAACCCGATGCTCGGCATGAGAGGCATCCGCAGAGACCTCCGCGAGACGGAGCACTTCAAGCTGGAGATGGCGGCCTTCAAGAAGCTCTTCGACCTGGGCTATGATAACATCGGCATCATGCTCCCGCTGGTGCAGCACCCCGTCGAGCTTAAGAGGGCGAAGCAGATGATGCTGGAGTGTGGCATCGACATCGAGAAGGTCGACGTCGGCATCATGGTCGAGATACCCGCGTCCGCCCTCATCATCGATGACTTTATTAAGGAGGGCATCGATTTCGTATCGTTCGGCACGAACGACCTGACCCAGTACACGCTGGCCGTGGACCGGAATAACGAGCTGGTCGCCGACCTCTATAACGAGCTGCACCCGGCGGTGCTCAAGCTCATCGAGTACGTGATCGAGCGGTGCAACAAGGCCGGCGTGAAGACGTCCATCTGCGGCCAGGCGGGCAGCAGGCCCGAGGTCGCAAGGCGGCTGGTCGGCATGGGCATCACCAGCATCTCCGCCAACATCGACGCCGTCGAGGCTGTCAGGGAGATGGTCGCCAGGACCGAGCACGAGATCATCCTGGACGCGGCCAGGAAACGAGTGGTGTAA
- the mfnA gene encoding tyrosine decarboxylase MfnA, whose product MREHGVDEDTIIRELKGACARNVPYERVLSSMCTTPHPIAIKAHKEFIVSNLGDPRLFPGTASLEHACIGMLGELLHLPSAVGYITTGGTESNIQALRTARQLKHVDPGKANIVLPESAHYSFDKAAQMLGVSLRRTPLDDEMKADMDAMAGLVDKNTIALVAVAGTTEFGQVDPIPAISKLALDENIFLHVDAAFGGFVIPFMKDPSKYRFDFELPGVMSIAIDPHKMGMSTIPSGGLLYRDERHMKSLEISAQYLTSQVQSSLAGTRTGASAAATYAVMRHLGMDGYRRVVSECMDNTMFLRDSLVDMDIELALEPIMNIVTAKLPDAQSTRKKLCDMGWFVSTTSRPEALRMVVMPHVTRDVIEAFMADLKKIS is encoded by the coding sequence TTGAGGGAGCATGGGGTCGACGAAGATACGATAATACGGGAGCTAAAGGGCGCCTGTGCGAGGAACGTCCCGTACGAGCGCGTGCTCAGCTCCATGTGCACGACCCCGCATCCCATCGCCATTAAAGCCCATAAAGAGTTCATCGTCTCTAACCTGGGCGACCCCAGGCTTTTTCCGGGTACGGCCTCGCTCGAGCATGCCTGTATCGGCATGCTGGGCGAGCTTTTGCATTTGCCATCCGCCGTGGGCTATATCACTACCGGGGGCACCGAGAGCAATATTCAGGCCCTTCGTACGGCCCGTCAGTTAAAACACGTCGACCCGGGCAAGGCCAACATCGTGCTGCCCGAGTCCGCACATTATTCGTTTGATAAGGCGGCCCAGATGCTGGGCGTATCCCTCCGGCGCACACCGCTTGACGACGAAATGAAAGCCGACATGGACGCCATGGCCGGCCTCGTCGATAAAAACACCATCGCCCTCGTGGCCGTCGCCGGCACCACGGAGTTCGGGCAGGTCGACCCCATACCGGCCATCAGTAAGCTGGCGCTCGATGAGAACATCTTTTTACACGTCGACGCCGCCTTCGGCGGCTTCGTCATACCGTTCATGAAAGACCCGTCGAAGTACAGGTTCGACTTCGAGCTCCCCGGCGTCATGTCCATCGCCATCGACCCCCACAAGATGGGCATGAGCACGATACCCTCCGGAGGGCTGCTTTACCGGGACGAGCGCCACATGAAGTCGCTTGAGATCAGCGCCCAGTACCTTACTTCCCAGGTCCAGTCGTCCCTTGCCGGCACCCGCACCGGCGCCTCCGCTGCGGCGACCTATGCGGTCATGCGCCACCTGGGGATGGACGGCTACCGCCGGGTCGTGTCAGAGTGCATGGATAACACCATGTTCCTCCGGGACAGCCTGGTCGACATGGACATTGAGCTGGCCCTCGAGCCCATTATGAACATAGTGACGGCGAAGCTGCCCGATGCGCAGTCGACCCGCAAGAAGCTCTGCGACATGGGCTGGTTCGTCTCCACGACGTCGAGGCCCGAAGCGCTCCGCATGGTCGTCATGCCCCACGTCACCAGGGACGTCATCGAGGCGTTCATGGCCGACCTCAAAAAAATATCGTAG